The following proteins are encoded in a genomic region of Nicotiana sylvestris chromosome 4, ASM39365v2, whole genome shotgun sequence:
- the LOC138890107 gene encoding uncharacterized protein produces MKFYADRNRSDRVLEVGDLVYLKLQPYRQSSVAVRRNLKLSSKYYGPYKVLQKIGSVAYYLEFPLRSQIHPIFHVSKLKKSVGPFIVPQQQPSSCNDNGRVLVQPVAILDRRIVKANNAAQVNILVQWANLGPDERGKTGDYIKSQFSDCIAQS; encoded by the coding sequence GAAATTCTATGCAGATAGGAACAGGTCTGACAGAGTTTTAGAGGTGGGAGACTTAGTTTATTTGAAATTACAACCCTATAGACAGTCATCAGTAGCTGTACGGAGAAATCTTAAATTGAGTTCCAAATACTATGGGCCATACAAAGTGTTACAAAAGATTGGATCAGTGGCTTACTATTTGGAGTTTCCGTTAAGATCACAAATCCATCCAATCTTTCATGTCTCTAAACTGAAGAAGAGTGTGGGACCTTTTATTGTACCTCAGCAGCAACCTTCTAGCTGTAATGACAATGGTCGTGTTCTGGTACAACCAGTTGCAATTTTGGACCGTCGTATCGTCAAGGCTAATAATGCAGCTCAAGTGAATATTTTGGTACAATGGGCTAATTTGGGCCCAGATGAACGTGGGAAGACTGGGGACTATATAAAGAGTCAATTTTCTGATTGTATCGCTCAATCTTGA